A single region of the Nicotiana sylvestris chromosome 6, ASM39365v2, whole genome shotgun sequence genome encodes:
- the LOC138870837 gene encoding uncharacterized protein, with protein sequence MVQQLTLRLFHTESHVELVLTLVYAKCDAIERIELWDSLYAMARDMDVPWLVDGDFNVIWDEEEKFGGLPVSLKEIDDFRHCINTCNLFDLGFKGSIFTWWNGRVEDDCIFKSLDKCLTNVEFQQTFPGIEHASFKEVVKENWKADLSASPYTLFNHKLKKLKKALSVWSKTTFGDIFQKIESMEEVVLVHEKEFEANPTKMNRERL encoded by the exons ATGGTACAACAACTAACATTAAGGCTATTTCATACTGAATCTCATGTGGAGCTTGTATTAACATTGGTATATGCTAAGTGTGATGCAATAGAGAGGATAGAATTATGGGACTCATTATATGCAATGGCAAGAGATATGGATGTTCCATGGCTTGTAGATGGTGATTTTAATGTTATTTGGGATGAAGAGGAGAAATTTGGGGGATTGCCAGTGTCATTGAAAGAAATAGATGACTTTAGACACTGTATTAATACCTGCAACCTCTTTGATCTTGGGTTCAAAGGAAGCATCTTCACTTGGTGGAATGGAAGGGTAGAAGATGATTGCATATTCAAAAGTCTAGACAAATGTTTAACTAATGTGGAATTCCAACAAACTTTCCCAGGAATTGAG CATGCATCATTTAAAGAGGTAGTAAAGGAGAACTGGAAAGCTGATTTAAGTGCAAGCCCTTACACTTTATTTAACCATAAACTGAAGAAGCTAAAGAAGGCTCTATCTGTGTGGAGCAAAACAACATTTGGAGACATATTTCAGAAGATAGAAAGCATGGAGGAGGTGGTTCTGGTGCATGAGAAGGAATTTGAGGCAAATCCTACCAAGATGAACAGGGAAAGGCTATAA
- the LOC138870838 gene encoding uncharacterized protein — MEFRIEPELLHELFSVSTPVGESIMVAWVYRDCVVTVRGRVTIADLIELEMVDFDVIMGMDWLYSCFAKLDCRTRTVRFEFPSESVIECKGDNIVPKGRFISYLKATKLINKGCIYHLVRVTDTDAEEPTLESVPVVNEFLDIFPDEFPRIPPDREIYFGIDVMPSMQPISIPPYRMASAELRELKEQLKDLLEKGFIQPSVSPLLIPNFFLYIFSICKILSK, encoded by the coding sequence ATGGAATTCAGGATAGAACCAGAACTACTTCATGAGTTGTTCTCtgtatctactccagttggtGAGTCTATTATGGTTGCATGGGTTTATAGGGATTGTGTTGTCACAGTGCGTGGTCGGGTCACCATAGCCGATCTCATTGAATtggaaatggttgattttgatgtaataatggggatggattggctttattcttGTTTTGCCAAGCTTGATTGTCGAACAAGAACTGTGAGGTTTGAATTTCCAAGTGAGTCAGTGATCGAATGTAAGGGGGATAACATAGTACCAAAGGgtaggtttatttcttaccttaaggccacGAAGTTGATTAACAAGGGATGTATCTACCATTTAGTCCGAGTTACGGACACCGATGCTGAGGAACCTACACTTGAGTCGGTGCCCGTTGTGAATGAATTTCTTGATATTTTTCCGGACGAGTTCCCTAGGATCCCACCAGATAGggagatttattttgggattgATGTGATGCCAAGCAtgcagcctatatctattccaccttacagaatggcatCGGCAGAATTAAGGGAGCtgaaggaacaattgaaggatttgctagagAAAGGATTCATTCAACCGAGTGTGTCgcctttgttgatacccaattttttcctatatattttttcaatatgcaaaatactttcaaaatag